Genomic window (Vidua macroura isolate BioBank_ID:100142 chromosome 3, ASM2450914v1, whole genome shotgun sequence):
ACTTGACAATGGagctgatgatgatgatgaagatgagTTTGGAGGATTTTCTGGTGTGAGCACTGCTGGCGTAGCTTTTGCTGATTTTGATACAGCGGACTACAGTCATCCAAAGGAAGAGTTTATACCCACAAATCATTTCATCCCACTCCATGATTATTCTGACAATGTAGCTAGCATTGCAACTTTCACATCTGTTAAAAATGGTAAAGATAAAGACTGCATTGCTGAGTTTCCTACTCATACTAAGGAGCTTTCTGATATGTCAGCTACTAGTACTATCAAAGAAAAATCTAAGTTTAGAACTTCAGGTACCGCTTTAGAAGATGTAAACAGAAGGGAGGAACAAAGAGACAACACTGGAAAATCAGAGGGTTTTTCTTCTCGTGTGGTTAGAACTGGTGTAACAGTTGAGAGGCAGGATGAGCAAATAGATGCTTGTAATGGTGAGAAACTTCCATGTCTAGAGATTCTAACAAATGGATTTGCAGCATCAGACCCTGTAAATCCTCAGGGAACAGAAGATCTAGACAGTGTTGGTGACTCAAAGGGACTGAAAACTGTTAACACCCATAGTACTGAGCAAAGTTTGAACTCAATGCCTAGCTCAGGTGAAGATGTTGCAGATTTTGCTACCTTCTCAAACAAAACCCCAATCCATTTAGAGGGAACAGGGCCTACAATATGCAGTGTCCTTAATGAAAGAGACTCAGTGAGCATTCAGGAGAACAACAGAATAAACAGAGTAACTCATAGTGAAGAAGAggtttgcatttcagaaattaGTTGTGAACAGGGTCCCTCAGAACTGGAATTTTCAATTTCTAGTACGTCTCAAGGAACTGGAAGTTCAGTATGCACTACAGAGAATGGAGAGCACAGTGGGAGGAGAAGACAACATCACACAGAGAATGGCAAAGATTTTACTGGGCCTGAGGATTCTTCAAAAGCAGCAGATATCAAGGCTGATAAATTCCAAAGCCTAAGCTGTGATCCTGCAGGGGACAAACTGGGTGGTGATGAAGATCTCAAAAATGGTGGAAGTAGCACTGAAGTTTTAGCTTGCAGTGACAAACATGATGATGTGTTTGGTGACTTTGGTTCAGTCAGCAGTGCATCTCCCACCTTCAGGAATGCTCAAGACTCAATAAACGCTCTCGATTCAGAAAGAACTTCTGAACAGCCTGCACATATTAGTGAACCTAACGAGGAATTTGGTGAATTCAGGGACACGAGTACTGTTTGTCAGCAGCCAACAAGTTTGGACCAAGCTGAACTAAATCAAGCTGCTGACACTTTAGAATGTGATACTACCAGTAAAACTTCTGGGGTAGACTTCCAGCATACTACTGAGGTAGAAAATGGTGATGATACTGAATTTGGAGACTTTGATTCAGTGCCAAAACCTCAAGATGAGAGTGTTGCTTTTCAGGACTCGGATGACTTTGCGGACTTCAGTTCAGCAGGTTGTGAGCAGGCTACAGACTGGAATGCTTTTGAAGATGAACAAAAAGACAGCTGTTCTTGGGCTGCCTTTGGAGATGAGCAGGCTGGTGAATCTCATCACAGAAAAGAGACGTGGCAGTCGCATAGGACAGATGTGTCTGCCAGGAGTGATGGCCCAGTGTTACGCAAGACTGACAGTGCTGCTTTAGCATCTTTCCAGGGGACTATCAGTAAGCAATCCCAAGAGCTGTCACCTTCAGTTCAGGTAagggtttgctttgttttcctcagtCTTGTTCTGCTCTTATGCATACAGGTCTTCCTGGTTCCTGCTTCTGCGTACAACAAATATTTGAATAGTCCTTGTTTGCCTTTTAGGAGAGATTTAATGTGCTCTGGGAGACGGGCTGATAAGAAACATTATGCTGTGTTTGGATATTGCAGATCTTTGCAGCACTGTTACTTCCCACAGACAAACGGGCAGGGTGTGCTGGAACTTGTAGGAATGTGTTTTGATGATTACATGTGATCCTTTACATAAATTGATCAAAGGAATAAGCCAACATGAACATTTCAGAGCCTGTgatagtttttcctttttgcttcatTGTTTACTGACTTTTGGGGAGGCACACTCTTGCCTTTTTGTAAAATAGTAGTGTGACCAGAAGCTGGGATTAGTGGTTCTCAAAATTTTCCATCACCATTCTCTATCAAGGTTTTCAAAACCTGATTAAAAATGATTATTTGATTTGTAAATAGCTGCACTAATTCACTTAGAGCAGACAGCATGATAAAACACAAGCTGTGGAATTCTGTCTCGAGTATTCAAACTCCTGGGAAGTTAACTCTTtaaaagttctttaaaaataagtctCTGTTAGGTATTAATTGTGGGAAGCTGCACATTTTAGCAACATCACGAACAGAGGACTGGTGATTTGTTAAAGCTGCTGCTATTTCTAATTAGAAGTTTCCAGGAGGGGGAAGTAAATAGGTTTATTTCTTACCACCTCTCCTATGTTTTATGCTTTCATTGCTAAGTATTCATTAATTCCTAATTTGTTACTTCCTAAGCCTTTTTAACAGTCATTTTGAGATCTGTGGCTATTCATGCAAAGACATTTTTTGTTAAGCATTTAATAATACTTTtacaaaattcagaaaaacaatttcagtttagaattttcttcaaagcttCTTTTTTATTCAGATCATTCCACGTGAGTAGTTTAGAGTATGTTCTGTCTTTTTGAAgtgtgcagcagcaccagcagtaAAGGATGTTAGTGGTAATATGTGTCTGAAAGGTTTGGATCTTCTCTGGCAATAAAAGGAAATGAGGTAAGTCCTTTCTTTCAGGACCTTGCTCAGTGACAGCCCTGCCTCTTCCCACTTCCTACCAGTGACAGGTGAAATGGCTTTTCAGAAGGTTGTGccagctggagctctgccagcATCAGCAAATGGAATGGAGCTTTTGGGACTTAGCACTGATTTCTTGTCATGTTAAAAGCTGTGAGCCTCAGGTCCTTACTCTTCCTGCTTGCTGTTCCGTGCAGTGACTAGCACTCCAAACCTCAAAGAGATTtcacaagccaaaaaaaaaggctcCTGAATAAACCTGCAGGCagatttttgtgtctgtgcaAGACCTTGCTTATCACCTGCAGGTGTTGGTGCATTTCTTAAGTTGAAAGCACAAATCTGTTGTTACATATTCACCCATAAAATTGGAGAGTACTAAGATTATTGCAATTAATCTCAATTGTTTCTCTTGCCACTTGAAAGACTGTCCAGAATCTGATAAAGAAATGGGGTGGGGAGATGATTCTAGTaaattatcctttttttctagtaattaattaatattaaggGATAGCCTGAAggtttcaaatatttattttcacttaaagttttctgtaattttatgaTAGGTTTTCAATAGAAAACACTTCTGAATGTAGATGTTTATAAaaacagaaccctcagaggcTCTGTAATTAAGTTTTCCCTCCCCAGGCCTGCCTtaacaaaagataaaaatcaagTTAAATTGGAAGTTCCTTACTTAAAATCTGCCATGAAGTTATATGGTAGTTTGATTAGATTGTAAAGCAAAATTTAAGACTTCAaattttttcattccttctctttATGCTACAGTCACTTGTGACTGTTTGGATCTAAAGTGATGTtctccctcctctgccaggGAGGAAGTACAACTGAGAGAACGTTTTACACAAACAAACTGGAGAGGAAGTTGAGCTGGACATGTTTTCTCTGTTGCAATAGTTTCCTTAGCCTTGCAATGTCaattgctacatttttttttccagttaactCTTAAAAACAGTAGTtattttgtaaacatttttaaatattaaaaactacttattttaagaataaatagAAATTCTGTTCATAATCCATTGAGCCACAGTTTGCTAAATTGCTgttagaaacagaaattaatgaGTCAGCATGAGCCAGAAGACAGTCCTGGTACTCTGAGTGCAAAATCTTAGTAAAGTTAAACTCAGATTTTGATCAGCTTCCTTGCTGTCATTTAAGAGGTTGTCACTGAGGTCAAC
Coding sequences:
- the AFTPH gene encoding aftiphilin isoform X3 gives rise to the protein MLKQNQTMEPDIIRMYSSSPPPLDNGADDDDEDEFGGFSGVSTAGVAFADFDTADYSHPKEEFIPTNHFIPLHDYSDNVASIATFTSVKNGKDKDCIAEFPTHTKELSDMSATSTIKEKSKFRTSGTALEDVNRREEQRDNTGKSEGFSSRVVRTGVTVERQDEQIDACNGEKLPCLEILTNGFAASDPVNPQGTEDLDSVGDSKGLKTVNTHSTEQSLNSMPSSGEDVADFATFSNKTPIHLEGTGPTICSVLNERDSVSIQENNRINRVTHSEEEVCISEISCEQGPSELEFSISSTSQGTGSSVCTTENGEHSGRRRQHHTENGKDFTGPEDSSKAADIKADKFQSLSCDPAGDKLGGDEDLKNGGSSTEVLACSDKHDDVFGDFGSVSSASPTFRNAQDSINALDSERTSEQPAHISEPNEEFGEFRDTSTVCQQPTSLDQAELNQAADTLECDTTSKTSGVDFQHTTEVENGDDTEFGDFDSVPKPQDESVAFQDSDDFADFSSAGCEQATDWNAFEDEQKDSCSWAAFGDEQAGESHHRKETWQSHRTDVSARSDGPVLRKTDSAALASFQGTISKQSQELSPSVQTTLLSRLEQIFEVCFPSIPVAEIEEEISSLNHLLEAGEKQITTEETLGSTGELMDVWTELQDIHDAYGLRYQWGGSHSNKKLLCSLGIDTRNILFTGNKKQPVIVPMYAAGLGMLEPTKEPLKPISAAEKIASIGQTPPVSPEMNTCASDQFQESLPPVQFDWSSSGLTNPLDVCVLPLFTHKPLPWLTFYMAAYQHGH
- the AFTPH gene encoding aftiphilin isoform X2; this encodes MLKQNQTMEPDIIRMYSSSPPPLDNGADDDDEDEFGGFSGVSTAGVAFADFDTADYSHPKEEFIPTNHFIPLHDYSDNVASIATFTSVKNGKDKDCIAEFPTHTKELSDMSATSTIKEKSKFRTSGTALEDVNRREEQRDNTGKSEGFSSRVVRTGVTVERQDEQIDACNGEKLPCLEILTNGFAASDPVNPQGTEDLDSVGDSKGLKTVNTHSTEQSLNSMPSSGEDVADFATFSNKTPIHLEGTGPTICSVLNERDSVSIQENNRINRVTHSEEEVCISEISCEQGPSELEFSISSTSQGTGSSVCTTENGEHSGRRRQHHTENGKDFTGPEDSSKAADIKADKFQSLSCDPAGDKLGGDEDLKNGGSSTEVLACSDKHDDVFGDFGSVSSASPTFRNAQDSINALDSERTSEQPAHISEPNEEFGEFRDTSTVCQQPTSLDQAELNQAADTLECDTTSKTSGVDFQHTTEVENGDDTEFGDFDSVPKPQDESVAFQDSDDFADFSSAGCEQATDWNAFEDEQKDSCSWAAFGDEQAGESHHRKETWQSHRTDVSARSDGPVLRKTDSAALASFQGTISKQSQELSPSVQTTLLSRLEQIFEVCFPSIPVAEIEEEISSLNHLLEAGEKQITTEETLGSTGELMDVWTELQDIHDAYGLRYQWGGSHSNKKLLCSLGIDTRNILFTGNKKQPVIVPMYAAGLGMLEPTKEPLKPISAAEKIASIGQTPPVSPEMNTCASDQFQESLPPVQFDWSSSGLTNPLDGVDPELYELTTSKLETSNASSRVTDAFARLMSTVEKASTSTRKPKKEEHLSEEAAKVISSLPDLTFMHAKVLMFPATLTPSTSCQEKVD
- the AFTPH gene encoding aftiphilin isoform X1, coding for MLKQNQTMEPDIIRMYSSSPPPLDNGADDDDEDEFGGFSGVSTAGVAFADFDTADYSHPKEEFIPTNHFIPLHDYSDNVASIATFTSVKNGKDKDCIAEFPTHTKELSDMSATSTIKEKSKFRTSGTALEDVNRREEQRDNTGKSEGFSSRVVRTGVTVERQDEQIDACNGEKLPCLEILTNGFAASDPVNPQGTEDLDSVGDSKGLKTVNTHSTEQSLNSMPSSGEDVADFATFSNKTPIHLEGTGPTICSVLNERDSVSIQENNRINRVTHSEEEVCISEISCEQGPSELEFSISSTSQGTGSSVCTTENGEHSGRRRQHHTENGKDFTGPEDSSKAADIKADKFQSLSCDPAGDKLGGDEDLKNGGSSTEVLACSDKHDDVFGDFGSVSSASPTFRNAQDSINALDSERTSEQPAHISEPNEEFGEFRDTSTVCQQPTSLDQAELNQAADTLECDTTSKTSGVDFQHTTEVENGDDTEFGDFDSVPKPQDESVAFQDSDDFADFSSAGCEQATDWNAFEDEQKDSCSWAAFGDEQAGESHHRKETWQSHRTDVSARSDGPVLRKTDSAALASFQGTISKQSQELSPSVQTTLLSRLEQIFEVCFPSIPVAEIEEEISSLNHLLEAGEKQITTEETLGSTGELMDVWTELQDIHDAYGLRYQWGGSHSNKKLLCSLGIDTRNILFTGNKKQPVIVPMYAAGLGMLEPTKEPLKPISAAEKIASIGQTPPVSPEMNTCASDQFQESLPPVQFDWSSSGLTNPLDASGGSTLLNLDFFGPVDDSSSSSTTTIPGVDPELYELTTSKLETSNASSRVTDAFARLMSTVEKASTSTRKPKKEEHLSEEAAKVISSLPDLTFMHAKVLMFPATLTPSTSCQEKVD